A window of Nonomuraea angiospora genomic DNA:
GCGTGAGGTCCCGGCCTGGTACGGGATCGTCACCCGCAAGATGCACCGACAGGAGTGACCGTGCCGGGGCTGATCCGCCGGACTGTTCACCGTGATGCGCTCCGGAAGCGGCTTCGTCGCCGACATGCTCACTGCGCCGGGCAGGTCAGCCAGCCCACGCTGGTCATCGCCACCCGCAACGATCGGTCAGCGCCCTTCGCTCATGCCGAATTCTCGGCAGCGGCGATACCGAATGCCGAACTGGCGGACACCCGGGCCGACAGTCACCTGATCTGGTTTGGCCCTGACTATCCCCACATCGCCGCGAAGATCCGTGATTTCCTCGCCGCAGGCTGAGCGCGGCTACCGCTTCTCGGCGTAGACGAATCGTTCGAGGTCGGACACCGGCAGCTCACGGCCCGCCGGCTCCAGGTATCGGGCCTGATATTCGGCGGCGCCGACCTGCTCACGCTCCACCCAGCCATAGCTCGCCAGCAGGCCGCTGACCTCGCCCGGAGCCAGGCCGAACCGCCACAGCCGCCGCTTGACCACGAACTCCTCATACAGCGCCGTAGCCCCGTGGCCGCCACCGTCCAGGAAATCCCGCAGCACGTAGGTGAACAGCAGCCGGCTGCCTGCCGCGGCCTGGGACAAGAACGCCAAGGTGGCGCGAACCCCCTCCTCGGTCAGGTACTGCGTGACCGCCTCCCACACGAACACCACCGGCCTGCCGGTCTGGAACCCGTGCTCGGCCAGCACCCCGCCCAGATCGTCGATCTCGAAGTCGACACCGATCAGCCGCACGTGTTCCGGCACGGCGCCGGACAGCGTCTGCAGCCGCTGCCGCTTGTCCTCGACGTTCGCCGGCAGGTCCAGCTCATAGGCGCGC
This region includes:
- a CDS encoding alpha/beta fold hydrolase, whose translation is MPGLIRRTVHRDALRKRLRRRHAHCAGQVSQPTLVIATRNDRSAPFAHAEFSAAAIPNAELADTRADSHLIWFGPDYPHIAAKIRDFLAAG
- a CDS encoding SAM-dependent methyltransferase, with product MTRRPAAAQTALGPMMIAAAEQYEPPGRRLIDDGLAIGLLPVSLRAAVRACRWPAVRRWMIAASDKRAPGIWGAVLCRKRYADDQATEAFQAGITQVVVLGAGLDTRACRLTPSGGRAYELDLPANVEDKRQRLQTLSGAVPEHVRLIGVDFEIDDLGGVLAEHGFQTGRPVVFVWEAVTQYLTEEGVRATLAFLSQAAAGSRLLFTYVLRDFLDGGGHGATALYEEFVVKRRLWRFGLAPGEVSGLLASYGWVEREQVGAAEYQARYLEPAGRELPVSDLERFVYAEKR